In Montipora capricornis isolate CH-2021 chromosome 4, ASM3666992v2, whole genome shotgun sequence, a single genomic region encodes these proteins:
- the LOC138045104 gene encoding uncharacterized protein has protein sequence MEVTHERIIEAHRRFENAKWRLDLENKRAGEKIKWIISHNEQIRAYQDRLRIMNEISREKADKLRLVYRRIELQGQILTIKEGLKRAVELTSRAQKRVHRVYEGLENMSFERWEFGIETFENNSVFEGSSDEMEDYAHSSHEKTRYENLILNCLEKANMRIEIANDKCVSLEKRKRELIMEIEDCNKKKGAVKARLASKEKGQNASLKLYFVEFGAI, from the coding sequence ATGGAAGTGACACACGAGCGGATTATTGAAGCGCATCGAAGATTCGAAAACGCGAAATGGCGACTTGATCTAGAAAACAAACGGGCTGGAGAGAAAATCAAATGGATTATTTCACACAATGAGCAAATTCGCGCGTATCAAGATCGGTTGAGAATCATGAACGAAATATCAAGAGAAAAAGCCGACAAATTGCGGCTGGTTTACAGAAGGATTGAGTTGCAAGGGCAGATTTTAACCATAAAAGAGGGATTAAAGAGAGCTGTGGAATTGACATCAAGAGCACAAAAGAGAGTTCACAGAGTTTACGAGGGTTTGGAGAATATGAGCTTTGAGAGATGGGAATTTGGAATAGAAACCTTTGAAAATAATTCCGTGTTTGAGGGCAGTTCCGATGAAATGGAAGATTACGCGCATAGTTCGCACGAAAAAACAAGATATGAGAACTTGATATTGAATTGTCTCGAGAAGGCGAATATGCGTATCGAAATCGCCAACGACAAGTGTGTCAGTTTAGAGAAACGAAAACGAGAGTTAATCATGGAGATTGAAGATTGTAACAAGAAAAAGGGTGCCGTAAAAGCCCGTCTGGCCAGCAAGGAGAAAGGTCAAAATGCAAGTTTGAAACTTTATTTTGTGGAATTTGGAGCGATATAG